One window from the genome of Motacilla alba alba isolate MOTALB_02 unplaced genomic scaffold, Motacilla_alba_V1.0_pri HiC_scaffold_35, whole genome shotgun sequence encodes:
- the XRCC1 gene encoding DNA repair protein XRCC1, with protein MAEIPFTRVVSVTSADPRHPAENLLRPEDGGKWRGAAAGEKQLSVVLELGDSRPIHSLHVGNDGAAFVEVLLGSSAGGDFQVLLPSAALMSPSESRAGAGPGRVRLFGPEALVKRPATPTARCDRLQVVLSQPYCQSRPYGLAFIRVFAAPEEGQEPPPAPLRRLGAFTLRQEGEGSPQRPPGALFYRRPSPTPAPAQPPPGPSYAAAALQGSSGDVTQPPKRRLPSPTPTNGAPQKKPPKTPPKKPKPTPPPPTPRPPKTSSPPENSGGPVLGGVVLALSGFQNPLRAHLRAAATALGAEYRPDWTPECTHLVCAFPRTPKAARARQRGGVVVGARWIWECQRRGRRLSCGPYLLDGSASSGSEGEEPEDAPPPSHPSPKVKKGAGPPHLETPRTPPPTAPATPPESGDSDGQSEE; from the exons ATGGCGGAGATCCCGTTCACACGGGTGGTGTCGGTGACCAGCGCGGACCCG CGTCACCCGGCGGAGAATCTGCTGCGGCCTGAAGATGGCGGGAAGTGgaggggagcggcggcgggggagAAACAGCTGAGTGTGGTGCTGGAg CTGGGCGACTCCCGGCCCATTCACTCGCTGCACGTCGGCAACGACGGCGCCGCCTTcgtggaggtgctgctgggctcctcGGCCGGGGGGGACTTCCAG gtgctgctgcccagcgcGGCGCTGATGTCGCCCAGCGAGagccgggcgggggcggggccgggccgggtgCGGCTCTTCGGGCCCGAGGCGCTGGTCAAGCGGCCGGCCACGCCCACGGCCAGGTGCGACCGGCTGCAGGTGGTGCTGAGCCAGCCCTACTGCCAG AGCCGCCCCTACGGCCTCGCGTTCATCCGGGTGTTCGCCGCGCCCGAGGAGGGACAGGAACCGCCCCCGGCGCCG CTTCGCCGCCTGGGCGCCTTCACGCTGCGGCAGGAGGGGGAGGGGAGCCCCCAGCGCCCCCCCGGGGCCCTCTTCTACCgccgcccctcccccaccccag cccccgccCAGCCCCCGCCCGGGCCCAGCTACGCCGCGGCCGCGCTGCAGGGGAGCAGCGGTGACGTCACGCAG ccccccaagCGCCgcctcccctcccccacccccaccaACGGcgccccccaaaaaaaaccccccaaaacccccccgaaaaaacccaaacccaccccgCCCCCGCCCACTCCCCgaccccccaaaacctcctcgCCCCCCGAAAATTCGGGGGGTCCCGTTTTGGGGGGGGTGGTGCTGGCGCTGAGCGGCTTCCAGAACCCTCTGCGGGCTCACCTGCGGGCGGCGGCCACGGCGCTGGGGGCCGAGTACCGGCCGGACTGGACACCTGAGTGCACTCACCTGGT GTGCGCCTTCCCGCGGACGCCCAAGGCGGCGCGGGCGCGGCAGCGGGGCGGGGTCGTGGTGGGAGCCAGGTGGATCTGGGAGTGTCAGAGGAGGGGCCGGAGGCTGAGCTGCGGGCC GTACCTTCTGGATGGCTCCGCCTCCTCCGGCAGCGAGGGGGAGGAGCCTGAGGACGCCCCGCCCCCTTCCCACCCATCCCCCAAGGTGAAGAAAGGGGCGGGGCCTCCTCACCTGGAAACACCCAGGACTCCTCCCCCCACCGCGCCGGCCACGCCCCCTGAGTCAGGTGACAGCGACGGCCAATCAGAGGAGTGA